The DNA sequence cacatatggaattatgtagtaaccaaaaaagtgttaaacaattcatatttatgtttgagattcttcaaagtagccacccttttccttgatgacagctttgcacactcttggcattctctcaacctgcttcatgaggtagtcacctggaatgcatttcaattaacaggtgtgccttgttaaaagttaatttgtggagtttctttccttcttaatgcgtttgagccaatcagttgggttgtgacaaggtatggggggtatacagaagatagccctatttggtaaaagaccaagtccatattatggcaagaacagctcaaataagcaaagagaaacgacagtccatcattactctaagacatgaaggtcagtcaatacagaaaatgtcaagagctttgaacgtttcttcaagtgcagtcgcaaaaaccatcaagcgctatgatgaaactggctctcatgaggaccaccacaggaatggaagacccagagttacctctgctgcagaggataagttcattagagttaccagtctcagaaattgcagcccaaataaatggttcacagagttcaagtaacagacacatctcaacatcaactgttcagagacggtgtgaatcaggccttcatggtcgaattgctgtaaagaaaccactactaaaggacaccaataagaagagacttgcttgggccaagaaacacgagcaatggacattagaccggtggacatctgtcctttggtctgatgagtccaaatgtgagatttttggttccaaccgccgtgtctttgtgagacgcagagtaggtgaacggatgatctctgcatgtgtcgtttccaccgtaaagcatggaggaggaggtgtgatggtgctttgctggtgacactgtcagtgatttatttagaattcaaggcacatttaaccagcatggctaccacagcattctgcagtgatacgccatcccatctggtttgggcttagtgggactatcatttgtttttcaacaggacaatgacccaacacacctctaggctgtgtaagggctatttgaccaagaaggagagttatggagtgctgcatcagatgacctggcctccacaatcaccaaacctcaacccaattgagatggtttgggatgagttggaccacagagtgaaggaaaagcagccaacaagtgctcagcatatgtgggaactccttcaagactgttggaaaagcattccaggtgaagctggttgagagaatgccaagagtgtgcaaagctgtcatcaaggcaaagggtggctatttgaagaatctcaaatataaaatatattttgatttgttaaaaacttttttggttactacatgattccatatgtgttatttcatagttttgatgtcttcactattattctacaatgtaaaaaataaagaatgagtaggtgtgttttgactggttctgtataaTTCCACGCTATGAGGTTAATACTGTGATGTTGATAATGCCATTATAGTGTAAGCGctatttgaaaagaccgcctgaaatttcagcctgttttggtgggatggaattTTTGGCCTTCCTGCTGACATCagcaggcggtaaattagttaatagaccaataagagagttcgaaacctctctgccaataacagctagttttctcctcaccactcagaccactccaagACAGAAAGCTTGAGAAATTACTCTtggctaagaagctatttttgtttgttttcaataaaaaaatggtaaaaaataatcacagaaaataaaaaaattttaACGGCTGTATTGGACCTTTAAAACCTCTAGTCACTAGGGAGGCGCTGTTACACCGCTGGTGTTACAGGGAGCAGAGTGCAGAGTCCCTAGGGGGCGCTGTTACACCGCTGGTGGTACAGGGAGCAGAGTCCCTAGGGGGCGCTGTTACACCGCTAGTGGTACAGGGAGCAGAGTCCCTAGGGGGCGCTGTTACACCGCTGGTGGTACAGGGAGCAGAGTCCCTAGGGGGCGCTGTTACACCGCTGGTGTTACAGGGAGCAGAGTGCAGAGTCCCTAGGGGGCGCTGTTACACCGCTAGTGGTACAGGGAGCAGAGTGCAGAGTCCCTAGGGGGCGCTGTTACACCACTAGTGTTACAGGGAGCAGAGTGCAGAGTCCCTAGGGGGCGCTGTTACACCACTAGTGTTACAGGGAGCAGAGTGCAGAGTCCCTAGGGGGCGCTGTTACACCGCTAGTGGTACAGGGAGCAGAGTGCACGGTCCCTAGGGGGCGCTGTTACACCGCTAGTGGTACAGGGAGCAGAGTGCACGGTCCCTAGGGGGCACTGTTACACCGCTGGTGGTACAGGGAGCAGAGTCCCTAGGGGGCGCTGTTACACCGCTAGTGGTACAGGGAGCAGAGTCCCTAGGGGGCGCTGTTACACCGCTAGTGGTACAGGGAGCAGAGTCCCTAGGGGGCGCTGTTACACCGCTAGTGGTACAGGGAGCAGAGTCCCTAGGGGGCGCTGTTACACCGCTAGTGTTACAGGGAGCAGAGTCCCTAGGGGGCGCTGTTACACCGCTAGTGGTACAGGGAGCAGAGTCCCTAGGGGGCGCTGTTACACCGCTAGTGGTACAGGGAGCAGAGTGCAGAGTCCCTAGGGGGCGCTGTTACACCGCTGGTGTTACAGGGAGCAGAGTGCACGGTCCCTAGGGGGCGCTGTTACACCGCTAGTGGTACAGGGAGCAGAGTGCACGGTCCCTAGGGGGCGCTGTTACACCGCTAGTGTTACAGGGAGCAGAGTGCACGGTCCCTAGGGGGCGCTGTTACACCACTAGTGTTACAGGGAGCAGAGTGCACGGTCCCTAGGGGGCGCTGTTACACCGCTAGTGTTACAGGGAGCAGAGTGCACGGTCCCTAGGGGGCGCTGTTACACCGCTAGTGTTACAGGGAGCAGAGTGCACGGTCCCTAGGGGGCGCTGTTACACCGCTGGTGTTACAGGGAGCAGAGTGCACGACAGACCAGGCTTTCTGGAGGTCAGTTATATTCAGCATTATATTCAACAAACACAAGACCTCTTAGATTCTAATATAATATACAATATGACTGTCAATACAGACAGTTAAATAATGTCCGGCCTTCACCTAGAGACACTGTACAAGATGGTGAGACAGGCTGGTTCAGACTGGTTCAGACTGTCTCTGTAGAACACCTCTACTCAAACACCACCAACAGAAGAACGCTTTACTTGTCTTTCTTTTTCTTCAGACCTGAAACAACAAAtaccaacgcacacacacacacacacacacacacactgggcagtgAGGGTtgctagtgagtgtgtgtgagtgaattgtcaccatggtaacaatggtCAGGGTTGTATTCCACAGAGCAGATAATCAGATTTCGAGAGACCCAGACCCAGGGTATATGCAGTAATAAAGAGTCATCATGGTATTTCTAGTTTATCTCTGGGTAGCTGACTGACTCATACTCTATGAAGGAAGGCAACTAGCAGGGCAGTTTGGCAGCTTCCAGAATGGGAACAAACAGCTTCTAGAATGTAAACAAACAGCttctaaatgtaaacaaacagcttctagaacataaacaaacagCTTCTAGAAAATAAACATTGAAAAGATTCTAGAATGTAAACAAACAGCTtctagaacataaacaaacagCTTCTAGAAAATAAACATGAAAAGATTCTAGAATGTAAACAAACTGCttctaaatgtaaacaaacagctTATAGAATGTAAATAAACAGCTTCTAGAAAATAAACAGGGAAAATATTCTAGAATGTAAACAAACAGCTTCTAGAATGTAAACAAACAGCTTCTAGAATGTAAACATACAGCTTCTAGAATGTAAACAAACAGCTTCTAGAATGTAAACAAACAGCTTCTAGAACGTAAACATAAACAAGCCAGATTCATTCAAAATCTTCTGTGATGTTTGCGCACACTAGTTAGGGAACATCTGAAACCACTATTGCCTTCCATAGTCCACTGGTGGTAAGGCTCAGCTGGCCATCAGTAatccactacatagggaatagtgtatGACTGGTCTGGGAGGGACTAGTAGGAGAGGGAGGGACTAGTAGGAGAGGGAGGGACTAGTAGGACAGGGAGGGACTAGTAGGACAGGGAGGGACTAGTAGGAGAGGGAGGGACTAGTAGGAGAGGGAGGGACTAGTAGGAGAGGGAGGGACTAGTAGGAGAGGGAGGGACTAGTAGGAGAGGGAGGGACTAGTAGGAGAGGGAGGGACTAGTAGGAGAGGGAGGGACTAGTAGGAGAGGGAGGGACTAGTAGGACAGGGAGGGACTAGTAGGAGAGGGAGGGACTAGTAGGACAGGGAGGGACTAGTAGGACAGGGAGGGACTAGTAGGAGAGGGAGGGACTAGTAGGAGAGGGAGGGACTAGTAGGAGAGGGAGGGACTAGTAGGAGAGGGAGGGACTAGTAGGAGAGGGAGGGACTAGTAGGAGAGGGAGGGACTAGTAGGAGAGGGAGGGACTAGTAGGAGAGGGAGGGACTAGTAGGAGAGGGAGGGACTAGTAGGAGAGGGAGGGACTAGTAGGAGAGGGAGGGACTAGTAGGAGAGGGAGGGACTAGTAGGAGAGGGAGGGActagtaggagagagggagggactagTAGGAGAGGGAGGGACTAGTAGGAGAGGGAGGGACTAGTAGGAGAGGGAGGGACTAGTAGGAGAGGGAGGGACTAGTAGGAGAGGGAGGGACTAGTAGGAGAGGGAGGGACTAGTAGGAGAGGGAGGGACTAGTAGGACAGGGAGGGACTAGTAGGAGAGGGAGGGACTAGTAGGAGAGGGAGGGACTAGTAGGAGAGGGAGGGACTAGTAGGAGAGGGAGGGACTAGTAGGAGAGGGAGGTGACACTAATATATGGGGACCTGGTATGTGGGTACGGGGACATCTAGCCCCTCAGTGAACGGGGGGCTCTGGTAGTTGTCGCTGGGCTCGATGGCGCccccggtggtggtggtgggggggaggTATGGCGTTACCGGGGCGACTCCGTCCAGATGGTCCGTGGTGAAGAGGGTCATGTCTGTTCCCAGGAGATACTTCTGGACTGCACGAACCGTCAGACCAGcctggaagaggaggaagaaggataattttttttaaaaaaatttatttcacctttatttaaccaggtaagaagccagttgagaacaagttctcatttacaactgcgacctggccaagataaagcaaagcagtgcgataaaaacaacaacacagagttacatatggaataaaaaacataaagtcaaaaatacaacaggaaatatatatacagtgtgtgcaaatgtagcaagttatggaggtaaggcaataaataggccatagtgcaaaataataacaatagtattaacactggaatgataagatgtgcaagagatgatgtgcaaatagagatactggggtgcaaatgagcaaaataaataacaatatagggatgaggtagttgggtgggctaattacagatgggctgtgtacaggtgcagtgatcggtaagctgctctgacaactgatgcttaaagttagtgagggagataagagtctccagcttcagagatttttgcaattcgttccagtcattggcagcagagaactggaaggaatggcggccaaaggaggtgttggctttggggataaccagtgagatatacctgctggagcgcagactacgggtgggtgctgctatggtgaccaatgagctaagataaggcggggatttgcctagcagtgatttatagatggcctggagccagtgggtttgacgacgaacatgtagtgaggaccagccaacaagagcgtacaggtcacagtggtgggtagtgtatggggctttggtgacaaaatggatggcactgtgatagactacatccaatttgctgagtagagtgttggaggctattttgtaaatgacatcgccgaagtcaaggatcggtaggatagtcagttttacgagggcatgtttggcagcatgagtgaagtaggctttgtttgcgaaataggaagccgattctagatttaactttggattggagattcttaatgtgagtctggaaggagagtttacagtctaaccagacacctagatatttgtagttgtagAATGCCACAGTGCAGTGGCCCTGGAGCTGCTATAGGGGGTCTGTATGGACCCAGGTGAGGACGGAGATGACTGAGGATGGAGaagactgtgtgtgagtgtgaataCCCAGGTGAGGATGGAGATGACTGAGGATGgagaagactgtgtgtgtgtgttcatacccAGGTGAGGATGgagaagactgtgtgtgtgtgttcgtaccCAGGTGAGGacggagaagtgtgtgtgtgtgtgtgtgtgtgtgtgtgtgtgtgtgtgtgtgtgttcgtaccCAGGTGAGGACGGAGAAGAATGAGAAGGTTATAGAGGCCCTGGCTGCGTCCGCCCCCTGGTTGAGTGGCAGGTCCTCGGGGGCGGTCCTAGACCACTGATTGGTCAGGAAACAGAAACTCACAAACCACAGGAATGTCCAGAAACCTGAAAACAACCAATCACAGCACGCAGTCAGAGGACAGCCAACCAATCACAGCACACACAGGTTGACATTTTCTCCAACTTTCATTTAAATAAAAAGTAAATGTCTGTTTTGTATGAGTGTTGTAGCCTACCTGAAACGCCGACCTCCAGCATCACAACCTTCTTCCTGTCTTTAATAGAGCTGATCTGCTGAAACTTGACATCCACCAGGAAGAAGAAGGAGCACAGCAACAAGCCCCCTACACCACAGAACACTCCGTAGTTACACGCATCACCGTTCTTATTGAACACGCAGTGGAGACGTTCACTACCCAGGTTCACGTAGCCTTCATTCACTATCGAGGCAAACACCACCAGGGAGAaaacctgaggagaggagaggagatgcacCTGAGCCAACCAataacaacaattacatacttatttcatttattaatTACATAAAAGAGGTATAACATttatttgttatttgtaaactcaggttccctttaatCTAATAGGTTTTGAttgaagataataataataatatgccatttagcagacgcttttatccaaagcgacttacagtcatgggcGCAttcatgtttacgtatgggtggtcccggggatcgaacccactaccttggcgttacaagcgccgcgctctaccagctgagctacagaggaccaatgtaagatctgataacattcaaaaAAATATGCacaaatagagaaaatcagaaagggggcaaatccCCTTTTCACTGCCCTGTAGATCACACACTCTCCCCTCTGTAGTAAAACTACCGCGTCACTATAACGACAACCACCGGGGGAATGATCGACCTGgcgaatagagagaggggatgagacgCCACTATAACGACAACCACCGGGGGAATGATCGACCTGgcgaatagagagagaggatgagacgCCACGATAGGGGCGGTGGAATGTTCCATATCTCAAACACATGGCGACACAcagactataataataataataataataataatgtgatcTAGATAACGCTTTAGGCCTAGAGATAGACATGATAAAGATACATTTATCTAAACGCAACAGTCTAACCAGCCCGTTATCATCCTAGCTACCTAATTCAATACATTTTACCGCCACATCCATTTTGACATTATTTCAGATCTGTTTTAGAAAACGACATGAGGTCTAAATCATGGATCTAATCTGAACAGGGTGGACCGTTATTCGACAGCCTCCGTCTCCCATGGACCCCGCCCATCTATTAGCTTACTGCCGTTTCCAGCCTCTATCTGTGGTGCTCCACGGAGCGATCCCCCCCCGCCCCCGCTACGGAGGACGCCCCGACAGACTCCCGTGCTCTCTCGGTCTCTTACCCAGGACAGGACCCTGAGGATGGTGGTCGGCTGCTTAATGAAGGGAACCGGGTCGAAGGCAGCACCCGCAAGGCCCGCTCCGAACGATCCCACTCcgtccatcttctctctctctctctctctctgttctctgggtGCGCTACCTTGCGTCAGGCTCCAGGCTCGGTTTGGTACTGTCTTGTAGTGTAGCGAAGGGTCCTCCTGCGCGCACACGACGTGCACGCTGCTACTGTGCGGGGGCGTGCTAGACCTAGCGGGAATACGCACAGGGCTGCTGTGACGTCAAAACAGCGGTAGCATCTACTGttgaggagctataggaggaaggAGGTCTGGACTCTGttgaggagctataggaggaaggAGGTCTGGACTATACATCTGttgaggagctataggaggaaggAGGTCTGGACTCTGttgagggggaaggaggaaggaggtcTGGACTATACATCTGttgaggagctataggaggaaggAGGTCTGGACTATACATCTGttgaggagctataggaggaaggAGGTCTGGACTCTGttgagggggaaggaggaaggaggtcTGGACTATACATCTGttgaggagctataggaggaaggAGGTCTGGACTCTGttgagggggaaggaggaaggaggtcTGGACTATACATCTGttgaggagctataggaggaaggAGGTCTGGACTATACATCTGttgaggagctataggaggaaggAGGTCTGGACTCTGttgagggggaaggaggaaggaggtcTGGACTATACATCTGttgaggagctataggaggaaggAGGTCTGGACTATACATCTGttgaggagctataggaggaaggAGGTCTGGACTCTGttgagggggaaggaggaaggaggtcTGGACTATACATCTGAGGCACAGTGGATGGGGGACTCAGACTGGCAGGTATAATAGCCCAGTGGTCAGACAGCAACGTGTATAGGGCAGGGTCAAGCATTCCAAACGCTTGTTCAATAACAGTCAAATGTATTGTTGGGCATCACTCCTCTCCACTCTGTGGTCCAGTAGGCCATCCTGTCATAGTCACGGTACTCTGGTTGCGGTTCTCAGCTCTGGCCACCAGGGGGAAGCAGAACTCTGCTGTCAACATGAACCACATCACCTCTTCTGTAGAAACACTATATAGATCATCCACTAACATCCACTATATAGATCATCCACTATATAGATCATCCACTAACATCCACTATATAGATCATCCACTAACATCCACTATATAGATCATCCACCATATAGATCATCCACTATATAGATCATCCACTAACATCCACTATATAGATCATCCACTATATAGATCATCCACTATATAGATCATCCACTATATAGATCATCCACTAACATCCACTATATAGATCATCCACTATATAGATCATCCACTATATAGATCATCCACTAACATCCACTATATAGATCATCCACTATATAGATCATCCACTATATAGATCATCCACTAACATCCACTATATAGATCATCCACTATATAGATCATCCACTAACATCCACTATATAGATCATCCACTATATAGATCATCCACTAACATCCACTATATAGATCATCCACTATATAGATCATCCACTAACATCCACTATATAGATCATCCACTATATAGATCATCCACTATATAGATCATCCACTATATAGATCATCCACTAACATCCACTATACAGATCATCCACTAACATCCACTATATAGATCATCCACTATATAGATCATCCACTAACATCCACTATATAGATCATCCACTCCCCAAACATGTGGAAGAAGGTACGAAGAAGgtagcccagctctgtggagtgtacggcttaaagtggtcctatggacagatactccaacctccgctgtggagctttgcagctccttcagggttatttctttctttcttagtCTCCCGAGTCGCGCAGTGGTCTGGAAGACgccatgcatcgcagtgctagctgtgccactagagatcctggttcgaatccaggctctgttgtagccggtcgcgaccgggagacccatggggcggcgcacaattggcccagcgtcgtctagggtaggggagggaatggccggcaggggatgtagctcagttggtagagcatggcgtttgcaacgccaaagttgtgggttcaattcccacggggggtatgaaatataattgaaaaaaattatgtatgcactcactaactgtaagtcgctctggataagagcgtctgctaaatgactaaaatgtaaatctttggtctctgttgcctctgattaatgccctccttgcctggtccgtgagttttggtgggcggccctctcttggcaggtttgttttgttgccatattctttcaattttttaataatggatttaatggtgctctgtgggatgttcaaagtttcagacatttttttataacccaaccct is a window from the Coregonus clupeaformis isolate EN_2021a unplaced genomic scaffold, ASM2061545v1 scaf0565, whole genome shotgun sequence genome containing:
- the syngr3a gene encoding synaptogyrin-3a → MDGVGSFGAGLAGAAFDPVPFIKQPTTILRVLSWVFSLVVFASIVNEGYVNLGSERLHCVFNKNGDACNYGVFCGVGGLLLCSFFFLVDVKFQQISSIKDRKKVVMLEVGVSGFWTFLWFVSFCFLTNQWSRTAPEDLPLNQGADAARASITFSFFSVLTWAGLTVRAVQKYLLGTDMTLFTTDHLDGVAPVTPYLPPTTTTGGAIEPSDNYQSPPFTEGLDVPVPTYQVPIY